From the Oceanobacillus kimchii X50 genome, the window TAATCCAGAAGTGAGAGATGGACGTATTTATGCTCGAGGATCTAGTGATGATAAAGGCCAGGTGTTTATGCATCTCGCTGTATTTGAAGCGTTTTTAAAGACAGAAGGAAAACTTCCGGTTAATGTCAAAGTTTGTATTGAAGGAGAAGAGGAGATCGGTAGTGAAAATTTATATGATCTTCTGCAAGAAAATAAAGAGAAGTTTAAGTCGGATTTTGCAGTTATCTCTGATTCCGGAATGGCAGAAAAAAATCAACCAACCATTTTGTATGGTTTAAAAGGCTTTACTGGTATTGAAATTAAAGTAACTGGACCAGATCATGATTTACATTCTGGAATGTACGGTGGAGCTGTTAGAAATCCGATTATGGCTTTAAGTCATATCTTATCGTCTTTAAAAGATAAAGACGAGGTGATAACAGTAGATGGTTTTTATGATGATGTTGAAGGACTTTCAGATGAAGAACGTAAATTAATGGAAAAGGCACCAGGAGAAGACTTTATTCAAGCAACAGGTATACCTGAAATTGCATCAGAAAAGGGATATACAGCTAAGGAACATACAATGGGTAGACCGACCTTAGAAGTGAATGGTATTTATGGAGGCTATCAAGGAGAAGGTACCAAGACTATTATTCCATCAACTGCCACTGCAAAAATTACTTGTAGATTAGTTCCAGGGCAAGATCCTGTAGATATACAGGAAAAATTAGTCAACCATGTAAATAAATATTCTCCTTCAGGTGTTACCGTAGAAGTAAAGAAAGAAAAACTTTCTGCTAAAGCTTATAAGGTGGAGCCGACACATCCATTGATACAAAAAGCAGCCAAAAGTTATGCAAAAGCATTTAAAAAAGATACGGTATTCTTACGCATGGGTGGATCAATTCCTGTAGTAGAGTGGCTTGAATCCATTTATCAATTTCCTATCGTATTATTAGGTTTCGGTACACCTGAAGATCGTTTGCACTCACCAAACGAAAGTTTTCCATTGGATAGTTTTGATAAAGGTATGGAGACGCTTGTATATTATTGGAGTGAAATGTAATTAAAAAAAGGATAGATTACAAAACGAAAAATATAAAGTTTACTTAAGGAGGGGTCACGTATGAAAACAGCAATAGTTACAGGAGTTTCAAAAGGATTTGGAGAATCAATTGCGAAGCTGTATTTAGAATCAGGTGTAATGGTTATTGGTGTATCTCGAACAGATAACAAGGCCTTATATTCAATAGCTGAAAATAATAATACAGAATTTCATCACGTAGCTTGTGATTTATCGGATATAAGTGAATATGATTCAACCTTTAACAAGATGGATGAAATTCTTTTTCAAGATGATGTAGACACGATATATTTAGTGAATAATGCAGGTATTGTTGATCCAATAGAACAAGCGAAAAACATTAAAAATGTTGCATTACAAAAGCATTTACAGGTGAATTCATTCGCTCCAATGGCCTTCACAAATTATTATTTAAAAAAAGCTGAGGAGCATGAAGTAACGCTAATTACTGCAATCGTAACTTCTGGAGCGGCACAAAAGCCCAAATTTGGATGGAGTGCTTACTGTTCTTCTAAGGCAAGTATGAACATGTATACAGAAACGGTCGCTCTAGAACAAGATGAAGAGCAGACTGGGCATAAAATTATTGCTTTTAGTCCTGGAGTAATGGATACGAATATGCAAGAAACAATACGTTCTAGCTCAAAAGAGGCTTTTAAAGATGTGGAAGATTTCAAAGGATTAAAGGATAATAATTTATTGAAGGACACAGATTTAATTGCAGGTGTGCTCATCGATATTATGACAGATGAGAAAATAAAAAATGGAAAAATCTATGATGTAAAAGATTACATCTAAGAAATTTATCTATGGAAAATAAAAAAATGGTTATTCGCCCTCCCAAAATTGATGAATTCGCATAAAGTAAATTAGATTCATATAGAGGAGGTAACAAACATGGGTAAAGAACATGGTGAAAACTTTGGCTCCGCTGGCTTTGCTTTGCTAGTAGTGCTATTTATCTTACTTGTCATCATAGGAACTGCGTACTCTAATGGAGGCAATGGCGGTGGCTATTGTGGTGGCGGCTACGGCTGGTAGTCAATAATTTTTAAAAACTTTAAAAACGACGAAATCTAAAAAAGCTTGTAGCAAACGCTACAAGCTTTTTATTAGAAATTAATTTCTTGAAATACATTTTGATTGATTCTTTTATACATATACCGATGAGCTAAAAATATTCCTATTGATATGACAGCGAAAAGAATAACGGCTAGGAGATAAACATTTGATACTTCGATATTCCATAGTATTATGATAATCAAACCAAAAATAACAACTTGCATAAGAAATCCAAAAAACGGAACAAATCGATTTTTAAATAATTCTTGTTCATCTGTCCAATTTAATT encodes:
- a CDS encoding YjcZ family sporulation protein encodes the protein MGKEHGENFGSAGFALLVVLFILLVIIGTAYSNGGNGGGYCGGGYGW
- a CDS encoding dipeptidase; the encoded protein is MSEKALTYLQEHREDMLSKLYRFLSIPSVSTDSKHKQDINKAADFLITYLEELSFTNIEKVETDGHPLVYGEYVGAGEDAPTVLLYGHYDVQPVDPIELWDSEPFNPEVRDGRIYARGSSDDKGQVFMHLAVFEAFLKTEGKLPVNVKVCIEGEEEIGSENLYDLLQENKEKFKSDFAVISDSGMAEKNQPTILYGLKGFTGIEIKVTGPDHDLHSGMYGGAVRNPIMALSHILSSLKDKDEVITVDGFYDDVEGLSDEERKLMEKAPGEDFIQATGIPEIASEKGYTAKEHTMGRPTLEVNGIYGGYQGEGTKTIIPSTATAKITCRLVPGQDPVDIQEKLVNHVNKYSPSGVTVEVKKEKLSAKAYKVEPTHPLIQKAAKSYAKAFKKDTVFLRMGGSIPVVEWLESIYQFPIVLLGFGTPEDRLHSPNESFPLDSFDKGMETLVYYWSEM
- a CDS encoding (S)-benzoin forming benzil reductase; translation: MKTAIVTGVSKGFGESIAKLYLESGVMVIGVSRTDNKALYSIAENNNTEFHHVACDLSDISEYDSTFNKMDEILFQDDVDTIYLVNNAGIVDPIEQAKNIKNVALQKHLQVNSFAPMAFTNYYLKKAEEHEVTLITAIVTSGAAQKPKFGWSAYCSSKASMNMYTETVALEQDEEQTGHKIIAFSPGVMDTNMQETIRSSSKEAFKDVEDFKGLKDNNLLKDTDLIAGVLIDIMTDEKIKNGKIYDVKDYI